Proteins encoded together in one Branchiostoma floridae strain S238N-H82 chromosome 18, Bfl_VNyyK, whole genome shotgun sequence window:
- the LOC118405517 gene encoding zinc finger protein 233-like, translating into MAQRDLPDPYLPQPSLDILKDNWSPALTISKVLRMRCEVCGRQFSRADNLARHMHIHTGEKPYRCVECSRQFSRRDHLKTHMLTHMGEKPYKCEECSRQFSQHSGLQKHLLTHTGEKPYRCEKCSKQFRQLIHLKTHMRTHTGRTGRGHSRTRHDTSFTPGLVREVRRAKLNSYKCEYQRRCARFRDELGLQDNLFFPERDMCYCPSCHERRGDIEIYQRGNPPKPYVLPLGWSRFALQVPLPQVKLPRGGTVAAFDRWHICFHGTLRDNIKPILETGGLRRPGDDIFSGS; encoded by the exons ATGGCGCAac GTGACCTTCCGGACCCGTATCTACCACAGCCAAGTCTGGACATACTGAAGGACAACTGGAGCCCCGCCCTCACTATCTCCAAAGTCCTGCG GATGAGGTGTGAAGTTTGTGGGAGGCAGTTCAGCAGAGCTGACAACTTGGCCAGGCATATGCACatccacacaggggagaaaccgtacagatgtgtggagtgcagcaggcagttcagtaggcgGGATCATTTGAAGACCCACATGCTCACTCACAtgggggagaaaccttacaagtgtgaagagtgcagcaggcaattcagtcAACACAGTGGGCTTCAGAAACACTTGctgactcacacaggggagaaaccttacaggtgtgagaagtgcagcaagcagttcaggcAACTGATTcatctgaagacccacatgcggactcacacag GTCGCACGGGAAGGGGACATTCTAGGACGAGACATGATACCAGCTTTACCCCGGGGCTGGTGCGTGAAGTCCGGCGGGCAAAACTCAACAGTTACAAGTGCGAGTACCAGCGGCGCTGCGCACGGTTTAGGGATGAACTTGGTCTTCAGG ACAATCTCTTCTTCCCTGAGAGAGACATGTGTTATTGTCCATCCTGCCACGAGAGACGGGGAGACATCGAGATCTACCAACGCGGAAACCCGCCCAAACCTTACGTCCTTCCGCTGGGCTGGAGCAGATTTGCTTTACA GGTGCCCCTGCCACAGGTGAAGCTGCCCCGGGGTGGGACAGTCGCCGCGTTTGACAGGTGGCACATTTGTTTCCACGGAACTCTGAGGGACAACATCAAACCTATCCTGGAGACGGGGGGACTGCGCCGACCGG GAGATGACATTTTCTCCGGATCCTGA
- the LOC118405518 gene encoding zinc finger protein 22-like — MNACVCEKCGKEFSRSDSLRRHMRTHTGEKPHRCVVCDQQFSQHGHLKRHMRSHTGGDPTREECSRLFRQKNHLKTHMQTHTGGRSETQGSWSVTQGSWFVTKLVEMLDSGAGRVRATGNDSRKADADATVMQMPPQMQMPINDKEESRC; from the exons atGAATGCTTGTGTCTGTGAGAAGTGTGGAAAAGAATTCAGTCGAAGCGACAGCTTAAGACggcacatgagaacccacacaggggagaaaccccaCAGGTGTGTTGTGTGCGaccagcagttcagtcagcacggtcatctgaagagacacatgcgctCTCACACAGGGGGAGACCCTACACGTGAGGAGTGCAGCCGGCTGTTCAGGCAAAAAaatcatctgaagactcacatgcagaCTCATACTGGCGGAAGGAGTGAGACGCAGGGGTCGTGGAGTGTGACGCAGGGGTCGTGGTTCGTCACCAAACTCGTGGAAATGCTAGACAGC GGTGCTGGGAGGGTCAGGGCTACTGGCAATGATAGTCGGAAAGCAGATGCAGATGCCACCGTGATGCAGATGCCACCGCAGATGCAGATGCCGATAAATGACAAAGAAGAAAGCAGATGCTAA
- the LOC118405519 gene encoding protein mono-ADP-ribosyltransferase PARP11-like: protein MEEKKAEANYYGEADKWDRRKFVSEDVKNPPKPKPAVRAKSARSAPAWDESTPAHWSAMSEDDEFVKADVAGTAKEYNDVKTLFEQNGMVGTAISGVKRVQNAFLWSAYNRKKAQLKKQNGGKDVEERLLFHGTQEAVVR, encoded by the exons ATGGAAGAGAAGAAAGCAGAGGCTAACTACTATGGTGAAGCCGATAAATGGGACAGAAGAAAGTTCGTGTCAGAGGATGTGAAAAATCCGCCCAA ACCAAAGCCTGCTGTTCGTGCAAAATCCGCCAGAAGTGCCCCAGCCTGGGACGAATCCACCCCTGCCCACTGGTCCGCGATGTCGGAAGACGACGAGTTCGTCAAAGCGGACGTTGCGGGAACTGCCAAGGAGTACAATGACGTCAAGACGCTTTTCGAGCAGAACGGGATGGTGGGAACAGCCATTTCGGGAGTCAAGCGTGTCCAGAACGCCTTCCTTTGGAGCGCATATAACAG GAAGAAAGCGCAGCTGAAGAAACAGAACGGCGGAAAGGATGTAGAGGAGCGCCTCCTCTTCCACGGGACACAGGAAGCTGTAGTACGGTAG